The following proteins are co-located in the Plasmodium brasilianum strain Bolivian I chromosome 11, whole genome shotgun sequence genome:
- a CDS encoding SNARE associated Golgi protein has product MENGKNMNRKKYEYLNNNYSTIYNEEDREGELLNKNYDASTNYDCDHNLMDEDKSNIHNNHNIKEYSNINGFQCSKNNRKSKKNMEKSKLINNNNNYNNNNNNNYNNNINYNNNNNYNNNNNYNNNINYNNNNNYSNNNYNKNNYNNNSYSNNNNYNNNNYNSNNYNSNNYKNNNYKNNNNDNENALYQMNNNMYDKIKYNNNDEDECSETHYHFENNKYSHHKDLENNRILIEHDEIISNRRNNLRTNMQIVVKALIIIGIFLLLVFLITKFKKFITIINSVIQWVGEQGSWSILLFILLFTFTSPLFMSVEIMCVGAGLIFSGVYGKIMGILVAVFSVSVGYVLGMSLCFCISRYLIHDYIYKKLMVYPIYLAFNQSINSNGLSFVLLIRLSPILPATVVSYILGVTSIRYKDFALGSVSALPSISIFVYIGVLLQDISNISELDNHWSNLIILFVGFILGVIAIAYISVVTKRRLNSLNIMNSSLSETNMDIE; this is encoded by the exons ATGGAAAAcggaaaaaatatgaatcgAAAAAAGTATGAATACTTAAATAACAACTACTCCACTATTTATAATGAGGAGGATAGAGAGGGGGagttattaaataaaaattatgacgCATCAACGAATTATGACTGTGATCATAATTTAATGGATGAagataaaagtaatatacataataaccACAACATTAAAGAATATTCAAACATAAATGGTTTTCAGTGCTCTAAAAATAACAggaaatcaaaaaaaaatatggaaaaatcaaaattaattaataataataataattataataataataataataataattacaataataatattaattacaataataataataattacaataataataataattacaataataatattaattacaataataataataattacagtaataataattacaataaaaataattacaataataatagttatagtaataataataattataataataataattataatagtaataattataatagtaataattataaaaataataattataaaaataataataatgataacgaAAACGCTTTATATCagatgaataataatatgtatgacaaaataaaatataataataatgatgaagaCGAATGTTCAGAGACTCATTaccattttgaaaataataaatatagccATCATAAagatttagaaaataatcGTATTCTCATTGAACATGATGAAATTATATCAAATAGAAGAAATAATTTGAGAACAAATATGCAAATAGTAGTAAAAgctttaataataataggtatttttttactgcttgtatttcttattacaaaatttaaaaagtttattaCGATAATAAATAGTGTTATCCAGTGGGTAGGTGAACAAGGATCATGGagtattcttttatttattttgttgtttACTTTTACATCACCTTTATTTATGTCTGTTGAAATTATGTGTGTAGGTGCAGGATTAATATTTTCTGGAGTATATGGTAAAATTATGGGTATACTTGTAGCCGTTTTCTCAGTTTCTGTAGGATATGTGTTAGGAATGTCTTTATGTTTTTGCATATCAAGATATTTAATtcatgattatatatataaaaaattaatggtATACCCTATATATCTAGCATTTAATCAATCCATTAATTCGAATGGTTTATCGTTTGTTCTTTTAATTCGTCTTTCACCTATTTTACCAGCAACTGTTGTTAGTTATATTTTGGGAGTAACCTCCATCAGATATAAAGATTTTGCGTTAGGCTCTGTTTCAGCCTTGCCAA GCATaagtatatttgtatatattggAGTATTACTTCAGGACATTTCTAACATATCAG AACTAGATAATCACTGGAGCAATCTAATCATTCTTTTTGTCGGTTTCATCCTTGGTGTTATTGCCATTGCATACATATCAGTTGTTACCAAGAGAAGATTAAACAGTTTGAATATTATGAACTCATCATTATCAGAAACAAATATGGATATTGAGTAA
- a CDS encoding DNA topoisomerase 6 subunit B, with translation MDNKLIENSKSTYSFFFKNLSVTGFYEENALFMTVKELFDNSIDALCSSKVHENKEDKKGEKRVVQEVEKKVDKKVEILIREYNKNLSFYEITCRDNGEGTEIKDLEKFSEMFLTSKDKCKTSGKFGIGLKTILLYSFKTAYGFLHIKAKVIKNKIWDFMLVIDKDLNHTFVQNFKEYVDEEWKWSIEISVILKIDSKYIYDKRIPIYINLTLLWKRDIIVKCCYDNDKEFIYACEYFSNDDKNLLLNSLIGHCEGIIFRKTHLSSYNLSINVYINVGKSDNVFTNIPNSNTGFIFLIRYVNSMPLFGNNAADCSITNDCKNFLKLYGPQFGMELFNIENLNELCPYELSNLECLEDLKHIAHAFYVKRSEKSTWNTIILGIDVRGSDISFANLNKSCIKEGEYLSNLLKKCTLNLFNSVKTELPQEFESLSDYQLRQALDIYGVQLASSLSKIILKGREEFKNKIFFLLNEKKKENPDISEKEKTRSSNSINEDGLFERFYHHIKEKILSNERENDLVNMESASSVRSNKSACEQNAQEENDADDNDDGYGNDDGDDDGDDDGNDDGNDDGNDDGNDDGNDDESDNNNYGDSNGYNE, from the exons ATGGATAATAAATTGATTGAAAACAGTAAATCCacttattccttttttttcaaaaacttATCTGTTACCGGTTTTTATGAAGAAAACGCTCTGTTTATGACTGTTAAGGAGTTATTTGATAACTCCATTGATGCGCTGTGTAGTAGTAAGGTacatgaaaataaagaagacaaaaaaggagaaaaaagaGTAGTACAAGAGGTCGAAAAAAAGGTTGACAAAAAAGTCGAAATATTAATAAGGGAATATAACAagaatttatctttttacgAAATCACATGTAGAGATAATGGTGAGGGGACAGAAATAAAAGACTTAGAAAAATTTTCGGAAATGTTTTTAACATCAAAGGATAAATGTAAAACTAGCGGTAAATTTGGTATTGGGTTGAAAACTATTCTTTTGTATTCGTTCAAAACAGCTTATGGTTTTTTACACATAAAAGCAAaagtgataaaaaataaaatatgggATTTCATGTTAGTAATTGATAAAGATTTAAATCATACTTTTGTTCAAAATTTTAAGGAATATGTTGATGAAGAATGGAAATGGTCAATAGAAATATCAgttatattgaaaattgatagtaaatatatatatgataaaagaatacctatttatataaatttaactcTTTTATGGAAGAGAGATATAATTGTCAAGTGCTGTTACGACAATgataaagaatttatatatgcgtgCGAATATTTCTCtaatgatgataaaaatttgttgTTAAACTCGTTGATAGGGCATTGTGAAGGTATAATATTCCGAAAAACACACCTAAGTTCTTATAATTTGAgcataaatgtttatattaatgtagGCAAATCAGATAATGTCTTTACAAACATACCAAATAGTAATACaggttttatttttttaattcgcTACGTTAATTCTATGCCTCTCTTTGGCAATAATGCGGCTGATTGTTCTATAACAAATGATTGCAA aaattttttaaaactctATGGACCTCAGTTTGGGATGGAGCTCTTCAat ATTGAAAACCTAAATGAATTGTGTCCATACGAATTATCTAACTTGGAATGTCTTGAAGATTTAAaacat ATAGCGCACGCATTTTATGTGAAGAGATCGGAGAAATCTACATGGAACACAATCATTTTG GGGATAGACGTTAGGGGAAGCGATATTTCCTTTGCTAACTTAAACAAATCCTGCATAAAa gAAGGAGAGTACCTATctaatttactaaaaaaatgcACACTGAATTTGTTTAATAGTGTAAAAACGGAACTACCACAGGAATTTGAGAGTCTTTCAGATTATCAG CTAAGACAGGCTTTAGACATATATGGTGTTCAGCTAGCTTCATcattaagtaaaataattctaaaagGAAGAGAGgagtttaaaaataaaatatttttcctactgaatgagaagaaaaaagaaaatccGGATATAtctgaaaaggaaaaaaccaGGAGCTCTAATAGTATAAATGAGGATGGCCTATTCGAGAGGTTCTACCACCATATCAA GGAAAAGATCTTGTCTAATGAACGAGAAAATGATCTTGTTAATATGGAAAGTGCTTCATCGGTAAGATCAAATAAATCAGCATGTGAACAAAACGCTCAGGAGGAAAATGATGCAGATGACAATGACGACGGATATGGAAATGATGATGGAGATGATGATGGAGATGATGATGGAAATGATGATGGAAATGATGATGGAAATGATGATGGAAATGATGATGGAAATGATGATGAAAgcgataataataattatggcGATAGCAATGGATATAATGAAtag
- a CDS encoding glycine cleavage system T protein — protein MKNILKYNKRVYLLRHFSSVNKRKVLKTILYDVHKKNNAIFKIYNGYYVPDEYKDDTLITSHLHTRSNCSLFDYTYRPILKISGVDKINFIEKYVGSDIKGLWENECRMSLLLNEKGGIIDDIIIILIENHLLLYLNIQCKDKVYTYLNEKLLENTQLDVKIEEYTSHSSICIQGSKSVNILKEMVNDDINLEDCSFMSSNIYKLNKAENCLLNRYTCTGEDGFDILIPNKHITELYEYMLTNPLVKPGGLAVQNTLRLESGFCVYGKDINENFTPIESNYKWVLGQRRLKELNFNGAHIIMNQIKNGTKIKRVGLVINTSTIVPKENSKIYSNEKVDEEIGFITSSVFSPLLQKPIAMGYVKTDQSNVNNNIKVECLNKLEIAQITKMPFVPLSIYKI, from the exons atgaagaacATACTTAAGTATAACAAGAGAGTATACCTACTTAGGCATTTTTCCTCAGTTAACAAAAGAAAG GTATTGAAAACTATATTATATGACGTCCACAAAAAGAACAATGCTATTTTTAAGATATATAATGGCTATTACGTTCCAGATGAATACAAAGACGACACATTAATAACATCCCATTTACATACTAGGTCTAACTGTTCCTTATTTGATTACACATACAGgcctattttaaaaataagtggGGTGGACAAGATAAATTTcatagaaaaatatgtagGTAGTGATATTAAGGGCTTATGGGAAAATGAATGTAGAATGagtttattattaaatgaaaagggTGGAATTATAgatgatataataataatattaatagaaaatcatttgttattatatttgaatatacaATGTAAGGATAAAGTTTATACATATCTAAATGAGAAACTTTTAGAGAATACACAGTTAGATGTAAAAATTGAAGAGTATACCTCTCATAGTTCCATTTGTATACAAGGATCTAAATCTGTTAACATATTAAAGGAGATGGTAAATGATGACATAAATTTAGAAGATTGTAGTTTTATGTccagtaatatatataaattaaataaagcaGAAAATTGCTTATTAAATAGATATACATGTACAGGGGAAGATGGCtttgatatattaatacctaataaacatattacagagttgtatgaatatatgttaaCTAATCCATTAGTAAAACCAGGAGGTTTAGCAGTTCAAAATACGTTAAGATTAGAAAGTGGTTTTTGTGTTTATGGAAAagatattaatgaaaattttactCCTATTGAATCGAATTATAAATGGGTTTTAGGACAGAGAAGATTAAAAGAACTAAATTTTAATGGAGCTCATATTATAAtgaatcaaataaaaaacggtactaaaataaaaagagttGGATTAGTTATAAATACTTCTACAATTGTACCGAaagaaaattcaaaaatttattcGAATGAAAAAGTAGATGAAGAAATTGGTTTTATCACGAGCAGTGTTTTTTCCCCTTTGCTACAAAAACCTATAGCTATGGGCTATGTAAAGACAGATCAATcgaatgttaataataatataaaagtagaATGCTTAAATAAGTTGGAAATTGCCCAAATTACGAAAATGCCTTTTGTTCCTTtatccatatataaaatatga
- a CDS encoding adenylyltransferase and sulfurtransferase UBA4, with translation MMHLVKYDYVKYAICFILGYYVRGIIKFVKRKKKNIFINVKVVLYSKIRSLFCSYLISSYEKNLVKIEKDLFYKNYDRETIEKHGKYINIYDMPSDAFEKISQTKILIIGIGGLGSPLCLYLSKFTFKEIGLVDGDKVEESNLHRQIIHKKKNVGLNKTISAKLTVEDIDRDSNNIKCYPFYFDKIKGLDLIKKYDIIIDCTDNISTRFLINDICVLYKKKLIFGSALGLYGQLNVFNMSENSSNCYRCIKNFNNHTEGNDCDENGILSTVTGVIGLLQANEVIKLSTGLHKETLKNFLTYNSFSNVKPFETLNINKKNKNCICSSHNFKELYNFILNNNYPNNNDTECKKINTSSYKYDIDVFNFLDILNKNFSFFEFPIDHLCILDVRKYNNTNVYGLRNSIKWSYCDIMESISYYAGGSNADNRGNDPNALNSGNTAITTNNMNKLVKIILDKLEISLLKGNIVIIVICRRGIDSLKITKYFNKFFLGEKNNSFSCADKATPVFSSFDNKLKYFNEEEKIGTYNFPNKNIFTYNMKGGYIELQKKIFKNLPFL, from the coding sequence ATGATGCACCTTGTAAAGTACGATTACGTTAAGTATGCAATATGCTTTATACTCGGCTATTACGTAAgaggaataataaaattcgtaaaaaggaagaaaaaaaatatatttataaatgttaaaGTTGTATTATATAGTAAGATAAGGTCACTTTTTTGTTCATACCTTATTTCATCTTACGAAAAGAATTTagtaaaaattgaaaaagatttattttataaaaattatgatagaGAAACTATTGAGAAAcatggaaaatatataaacatttatgaTATGCCATCAGATGCATTTGAGAAAATAAGTCAaactaaaattttaattattggTATAGGTGGGTTAGGGTCCCCATTGTGcttatatttaagtaaatttacttttaaaGAAATAGGTTTAGTAGATGGTGATAAAGTAGAAGAGTCTAATTTACATAGacaaataatacataaaaaaaaaaatgtgggTTTAAATAAAACCATTTCTGCAAAATTAACTGTAGAAGATATAGATAGagatagtaataatataaaatgttaccctttttattttgataaaataaaggGTTTAGatcttattaaaaaatatgatatcaTAATAGATTGTACTGATAATATAAGCACAagatttttaattaatgatatatgtgttttgtataaaaaaaaattaatttttggaAGTGCTTTGGGTTTATATGGACAATTGAATGTTTTCAATATGAGTGAAAATTCTTCTAACTGTTATagatgtataaaaaattttaataatcaCACTGAAGGTAATGATTGTGATGAGAATGGAATACTTTCTACAGTAACAGGGGTGATAGGACTACTACAAGCTAATGAAGTTATTAAGTTATCAACAGGTTTACATAaagaaacattaaaaaattttttaacatacaATAGTTTTTCAAATGTAAAACCATTTGAaacattaaatattaataaaaagaataaaaactGTATTTGTTCAAGTCATAATTTTAAAgagttatataattttattttgaataataattatcctaataataatgatacgGAATGCAAGAAAATTAACACATCGTCGTACAAATATGATATagatgtttttaattttctagatattttaaataaaaatttcagtTTTTTTGAATTCCCCATTGATCACTTATGTATTTTAGATGTACGAAAATATAACAACACAAATGTGTACGGGCTAAGGAATTCCATAAAATGGAGCTATTGCGACATCATGGAATCGATCAGTTATTATGCCGGTGGTTCTAATGCGGATAACAGGGGTAATGACCCTAATGCTTTAAACAGTGGAAATACTGCAATCACTACCAACAATATGAATAAGTTAGTTAAAATAATTCTGGATAAGCTAGAAATATCGCTCTTAAAGGGAAATATAGTAATTATTGTCATATGCAGAAGGGGTATTGATTCCTTAAAAATAACCAAGtatttcaataaatttttcttaggcgaaaaaaataattcatttagtTGTGCGGATAAAGCAACACCCGTATTCTCTTCATTTGATAAtaagttaaaatatttcaatgaagaggaaaaaattggtacatataatttcccaaacaaaaatatttttacctaCAATATGAAGGGAGGTTATATAGAActtcagaaaaaaatatttaaaaatttgccttttttatga
- a CDS encoding hypothetical protein (conserved Plasmodium protein): MNIKELLYNEIIIIKITEFLTILEVQNLIISLGIKVKRDIYFMRECLSLLSIRKDGKQTVSKSIENNETCDNNTNGSNTYNNNTYNNNTYNNNTYNNNTYNNNTYNNNTYNNSTYNNNTYNNNTYNNNTYDNNTYNNNTYDNNTHVNLSENFDFADPVNEAANIITFDELNNNSEYSLGNSSDINFHYSVHENNDNYEDEKTYEGLTNSEKDLTHCRKDGNKCGDKNYYERDTHLFMPPSTSIIDPFGIDKEKFLDYYEIRQCLYCNNNEKEEEGSKKMFMNYWLFLHLRKEVVDIKKEIAEGFSKITVDHPVYRNNEINIDIFLLYKFEGKYYYIFDMPWMSIYYQLCLNAICLYCSAKVDNNSACIFAEKFSLYISNMWLLSYLKELNESKEKNSDTKNRHSLEEKIDTQQPEKDVRTNDKEQIGFTVTNGHSSGDKNNNVNSNSNSDDNNNNSNGNSNAHDNGHNSKSFFDTEFGNADSDSDCGADINGSDYGSDYRDNDDSYYDNSNNNNKKNLYYNNDRQREFVVIRKIHVFCESCTKLLEYRSNVDSLLETIKKDYELLKKIKLTSKTFKIPKDLFCLCNYFFFKDKYIVFFKKISTNLQAFRKMLREKLINNFIFSFTLNFYKFVIRYLLLCDDRKLYKQENIFLFGFYVKYENLLKMFNSPRITLMYFSFNVISKKIQKLQLCYRNKQFLRVSRSLHYDVVAIIEKLKNIHRKSVYKHFSMYMYDNMNSNILSKTSYEDIYNYFFKHVQSFKFS; encoded by the coding sequence ATGAATATTAAGGAGTTACTTTAcaatgaaattattataataaaaataaccgAATTTTTAACCATCTTGGAGgttcaaaatttaattatatcattGGGAATTAAAGTGAAAAgggatatatattttatgagaGAGTGCCTATCCTTATTGAGTATAAGAAAAGATGGAAAGCAAACAGTGAGCAAGTCAATcgaaaataatgaaacatGTGATAATAACACAAATGGTAGTAACACGTATAATAACAACACGTATAATAACAACACGTATAATAACAACACGTATAATAACAACACGTATAATAACAACACGTATAATAACAACACGTATAATAACAGCACGTATAATAACAACACGTATAATAACAACACGTATAATAACAACACATATGATAATAACACGTATAATAACAACACATATGATAATAACACACATGTTAACCTTAGCGAGAACTTTGATTTTGCAGACCCGGTGAACGAAGCAGCGAATATAATTACGTTTGATGAGTTGAATAATAACAGTGAATATTCACTTGGAAACTCTAGTGACATCAATTTCCATTATAGTGTGCAcgaaaataatgataattatgAGGACGAGAAAACATATGAAGGTTTAACTAACAGTGAAAAAGATTTGACACATTGTCGAAAGGATGGAAACAAATGTGgggataaaaattattatgaaagagacacacatttatttatgcCTCCTAGTACAAGTATTATTGACCCATTTGGAattgataaagaaaaattcttAGACTACTATGAAATAAGACAGTGtttatattgtaataataacgaaaaagaagaagaaggaagtaaaaaaatgttcatgAATTATTGGTTATTCTTACACTTACGTAAAGAGGTagttgatataaaaaaagaaattgcagaaggtttttcaaaaattacaGTAGATCATCCTGTttatagaaataatgaaataaatatagatatttttcttctttataaatttgaaggaaaatattattacatatttgaTATGCCTTGGATGTCTATATATTATCAGTTATGTTTAAATgcaatttgtttatattgtAGTGCTAAAGTTGATAACAATTCTGCTTGCATTTTTGCGGAGAAATTTAGTTTATACATATCTAACATGTGGCTCTTAAGTTACTTGAAAGAACTTAATGAAtcgaaagaaaaaaattctgaTACGAAAAATAGGCATTCAttggaagaaaaaatagacaCACAGCAACCTGAGAAAGATGTCCGAACAAATGACAAAGAACAAATCGGTTTTACAGTGACAAATGGACACAGCAGTGGCGATAAGAACAACAAcgttaatagtaatagtaatagtgatgataacaacaataacagtaatgGTAACAGTAATGCCCACGACAATGGTCATAACAGCAAATCCTTCTTCGATACTGAATTTGGCAATGCCGATAGTGATAGTGATTGCGGGGCTGACATCAATGGCAGTGATTATGGTTCTGATTATCGTGATAACGATGATAGTTATTatgataatagtaacaataacaataaaaagaatttatattataataacgACAGACAAAGGGAATTTGTGGtcataagaaaaatacatgTGTTTTGTGAGAGTTgtacaaaattattagaGTACAGATCGAACGTGGACTCCTTACTTGAAaccataaaaaaagattatgagttgttaaaaaaaattaaattaactaGTAAGACATTTAAGATACCAaaagatttattttgtttgtgtaattattttttttttaaagataaatacattgttttttttaaaaaaattagtaccAATTTGCAAGCGTTCAGGAAAATGCTACgggaaaaattaattaataactttattttttcctttactCTTAACTTTTACAAATTTGTAATTCGTTACTTGTTATTATGCGATGacagaaaattatataagcaGGAAAATATCTTTCTATTTGgcttttatgtaaaatatgaaaatttactCAAAATGTTCAATAGTCCACGAATTACTcttatgtatttttcttttaatgttatatctaagaaaattcaaaaattacaACTCTGTTATAGGAACAAGCAGTTTTTAAGGGTATCCAGATCTTTGCATTATGATGTTGTAGCAATTATTGAAAAACTTAAAAACATTCATAGAAAAAGTGTTTACAAACATTTTtccatgtatatgtatgataATATGAATAGTAATATATTGTCTAAAACAAGTTATGAGGATATATACAATTACTTCTTTAAGCACGTTCAgagttttaaattttcttaa